A single Pedobacter sp. PACM 27299 DNA region contains:
- a CDS encoding SusC/RagA family TonB-linked outer membrane protein codes for MIRKLPLLFLLLGPIPVLSTAVFATLPPYAHVGVNVREIKGRVTASDDQLSIPGVSVFLKSDPTKGTKTDEKGNFVLNIPEGPQVLVFTYIGYKRKEVTVQFEKQLEVELSPAEENTLNQVVVTAMGIKKDRKALPYALTEVKGTEFTQARETNLANALVGKVAGVNATSTATGPSGSSRVIIRGNGSLNGNNQPLYVVNDMPIDNTLLGLPLTEGYTSDGIANGLNIDRGDGIAGINPDDIQSITILKGGTAAALYGSLASNGVILIKTKRGGAQKGLGIDFNSGFTMESPVVIPDWQYEYGSGKNGTKPVTQADAIAAGRSSWGAKIDGSDVIQFDGVKRPYSPQKGNIQNFYQTGTTTTNTLALSGGSESANGRFSLSDMNNRSIVPNTNFNRKTFNFAGELVLSKWLRIDAVMQYNLENAKNRTVVNDAYGNPNWGTYMIGNTVDIRNLAPGYDANGNEIAWNPVPIASNPYFVVNKFQKNDTRNRFLSMVNLKLNLLPELFFNARIGQDYNDFKYLGIVPTGSLYTPLGGAKEERSNLTTINSEVTINYNKQNLLKDFSLNALFGVNNRSSARDEVLIQGKDFITPNFYSISNLGTVTTTYPYGKTKTSSLFGSADLDYKNLVFLTLTGRQDWFSTLAPKNNTIFYPSIGTSIILSSILKMPSWIQYAKLRSSWAQVGGATPDPYALNPSYSMIQNGHLGQQLQQVTSTRIPNPNLSPLTSTTFEAGFEASLFQNRLGIDFAWYNRSTTKDIVETTVSTGSGYRTALLNVGEISNKGVELLISGKLIDQANFSWNTSVNTAYNKNEVLQLAENLNSIVMASAVNGYAYIYSQVGSPYSVIMGRRETKDANGKTVYNVSGGVATPVPGPLEQLGQGVHPWAVGFSNDFRYKKFSLNVLIDGKFGGSLYSGTDLYGTRMGLTKMTLDGRDTGVPINGVDVAGNPVNMVIDPSLLEKYYGDGFRNISSLFVYDASFIKLRQVVLSYQLPVSKVKMLSKLSSATLSLVGRNLFILYKKTPNVDPESVFSAGNAQGIEQFGVPRTRSYGLNLSVKF; via the coding sequence ATGATTCGAAAACTACCATTGTTATTTCTGTTGCTCGGGCCGATACCGGTACTTTCAACAGCAGTATTTGCTACGTTACCTCCCTACGCTCATGTAGGGGTGAATGTGCGAGAAATTAAAGGTCGCGTAACCGCTTCGGATGATCAGCTTTCTATTCCTGGTGTATCTGTGTTTTTAAAATCAGATCCAACTAAAGGAACGAAAACAGATGAAAAAGGAAATTTTGTGCTGAACATCCCAGAAGGACCACAGGTATTGGTCTTTACTTACATCGGATATAAAAGAAAAGAAGTAACTGTTCAGTTTGAAAAACAGCTGGAGGTAGAACTTTCTCCTGCGGAAGAAAATACCTTGAATCAGGTGGTCGTTACTGCAATGGGAATTAAGAAAGACCGTAAAGCCCTTCCTTACGCTTTAACGGAAGTAAAGGGTACGGAGTTTACACAAGCAAGAGAAACGAATTTGGCCAATGCGCTTGTGGGTAAAGTTGCAGGAGTAAATGCAACCAGTACTGCTACGGGGCCAAGCGGATCGAGTAGGGTGATCATTAGGGGAAATGGTTCTTTAAACGGGAATAACCAGCCTTTGTATGTAGTCAACGATATGCCAATCGACAATACTTTGTTGGGATTGCCCTTAACGGAAGGTTATACATCGGACGGGATCGCCAATGGCCTAAACATAGATCGTGGAGATGGAATTGCAGGGATTAATCCAGACGATATCCAAAGTATTACTATTTTAAAAGGTGGTACTGCTGCTGCTTTATACGGTTCTCTGGCCTCCAATGGGGTAATTCTGATCAAAACTAAAAGAGGTGGTGCACAGAAAGGTTTAGGAATTGATTTCAATTCTGGTTTTACGATGGAATCACCGGTTGTTATTCCGGACTGGCAATATGAATATGGTTCAGGTAAAAACGGAACAAAACCAGTGACACAGGCAGATGCAATTGCTGCGGGACGTTCTTCCTGGGGTGCCAAAATTGACGGTTCTGATGTGATCCAGTTTGATGGTGTAAAAAGGCCTTATAGCCCACAGAAAGGTAACATTCAAAACTTTTACCAAACCGGAACCACTACAACCAATACATTGGCACTTTCTGGTGGAAGTGAATCCGCCAACGGTCGTTTTTCATTGTCGGATATGAACAATAGAAGTATCGTTCCCAATACTAATTTCAATAGAAAAACTTTCAATTTTGCAGGAGAGCTGGTGCTTTCTAAATGGCTGAGGATTGATGCGGTGATGCAATATAACCTGGAGAACGCGAAAAACAGAACGGTGGTAAATGATGCTTATGGTAATCCCAACTGGGGAACTTATATGATTGGGAATACCGTTGATATTCGTAATCTGGCTCCTGGATACGATGCTAATGGCAATGAAATCGCATGGAATCCAGTTCCAATTGCAAGTAATCCTTATTTTGTGGTCAACAAGTTCCAGAAGAACGATACCAGAAACCGCTTTTTATCCATGGTTAACCTGAAGTTGAACCTTTTACCGGAATTGTTCTTCAATGCAAGGATCGGACAGGATTATAATGACTTTAAGTACCTGGGCATTGTGCCAACAGGCTCTCTATATACGCCCTTAGGAGGTGCAAAAGAAGAAAGGTCTAATTTAACTACGATCAATAGTGAAGTAACGATCAATTATAATAAGCAGAATTTGCTGAAAGACTTCTCCTTAAACGCTTTGTTTGGTGTCAATAATCGCTCTTCTGCAAGGGATGAAGTGCTCATTCAGGGGAAAGATTTTATCACCCCTAATTTCTATTCGATCTCTAATCTGGGAACAGTAACCACCACTTATCCTTATGGAAAAACGAAAACTTCTTCATTATTTGGCTCTGCAGATCTGGACTATAAGAACTTGGTTTTCCTGACTTTAACTGGACGTCAGGATTGGTTTTCTACCTTGGCCCCTAAGAATAACACGATTTTCTATCCTTCGATTGGAACGAGTATCATCCTTTCGTCGATCTTGAAAATGCCTTCCTGGATTCAATATGCGAAATTGCGCTCTTCATGGGCACAGGTAGGAGGAGCAACTCCGGATCCTTATGCGTTGAATCCTTCTTATTCGATGATTCAAAACGGGCACCTCGGACAACAATTACAGCAGGTTACCAGTACTCGAATTCCCAATCCTAATTTAAGTCCTTTAACCTCTACTACTTTTGAAGCGGGTTTTGAAGCCTCTTTATTTCAGAATCGTTTAGGAATTGACTTTGCCTGGTATAATAGAAGTACCACTAAAGATATTGTAGAAACTACAGTTTCTACAGGATCGGGTTATAGAACAGCTTTATTAAATGTGGGTGAAATCAGCAATAAAGGGGTCGAGTTATTGATCAGCGGAAAGCTAATTGATCAGGCAAATTTCTCCTGGAATACCAGTGTAAATACTGCTTATAACAAAAATGAGGTTTTACAGTTGGCTGAAAACCTGAACTCTATTGTGATGGCTTCTGCAGTAAATGGTTACGCTTACATCTATAGTCAGGTGGGTAGCCCTTACAGTGTAATCATGGGTAGAAGAGAAACGAAAGATGCAAATGGAAAAACGGTATATAATGTTTCTGGTGGGGTAGCTACTCCAGTTCCAGGGCCTCTTGAGCAATTAGGACAAGGAGTGCATCCTTGGGCAGTAGGTTTTTCTAATGATTTCAGGTACAAGAAGTTTAGTTTGAACGTCTTGATTGACGGCAAATTCGGAGGAAGTTTATACTCTGGTACTGACTTATACGGAACCCGTATGGGGTTAACAAAAATGACCCTTGATGGCCGCGATACAGGTGTGCCAATTAACGGGGTGGATGTTGCCGGAAATCCTGTAAATATGGTAATCGATCCTTCCTTACTGGAGAAATATTATGGCGATGGTTTCAGGAACATCTCTTCATTATTTGTTTATGATGCCAGCTTTATTAAACTGCGTCAGGTGGTCCTGAGCTATCAGCTGCCAGTAAGTAAAGTGAAAATGTTATCCAAATTGAGTTCTGCTACCCTCTCATTGGTAGGTCGTAATCTTTTTATCCTTTACAAGAAAACACCAAATGTAGATCCTGAATCTGTGTTTAGTGCAGGAAATGCACAGGGTATTGAGCAGTTCGGTGTGCCACGCACGAGAAGCTACGGATTGAATTTAAGTGTTAAATTTTAA
- a CDS encoding FKBP-type peptidyl-prolyl cis-trans isomerase yields the protein MSIKPNTVVSLTYELHTTNEEGQQVFVEKADEQNALVFLYGTGMMLPKFEEHLAGLNVGDEYSFELSAADGYGDLDPGAFADLPIDMFKEAGLPAVGDVIPLQDNQGNHFRAGVTAIHETTVSVDLNHPMAGKNLIFAGKILSVREATEEELSHGHAHGADGHQGH from the coding sequence ATGAGTATTAAACCCAATACAGTAGTATCATTAACGTACGAATTGCATACGACTAATGAAGAAGGACAACAAGTTTTCGTAGAAAAAGCAGATGAGCAAAATGCACTAGTGTTTTTATATGGTACAGGAATGATGTTGCCTAAGTTTGAAGAGCATTTGGCTGGATTAAATGTTGGTGATGAGTATAGCTTTGAGCTTTCTGCAGCTGATGGTTACGGTGATTTAGATCCGGGAGCTTTCGCTGATTTACCTATTGATATGTTCAAAGAAGCTGGATTACCTGCTGTAGGTGATGTAATTCCTTTGCAAGATAACCAAGGTAACCATTTCAGAGCTGGTGTAACTGCAATCCACGAAACTACTGTTTCTGTAGATTTGAATCACCCAATGGCTGGTAAAAACCTAATTTTTGCTGGTAAAATCCTTTCTGTGCGTGAAGCAACTGAAGAAGAATTAAGTCATGGCCATGCACACGGTGCAGACGGTCACCAAGGTCACTAG
- a CDS encoding mandelate racemase/muconate lactonizing enzyme family protein produces the protein MKISHTEIYRFSIPMIPFVIATGTMDFAQNVLIRIHTDTGIYGLGECSAFPMIVGETQETCLAMAKVFAKILIGKDPLDIPERMNDLMGYAHNGTIKSAFDMALFDISAKHAEQPLYQFLGGQNRIVETDMTIGIDTPETMANTALKYQEQGCNILKIKLGKNIKDDIERVKQIRQAVGENIKIRLDANQGWSFDDALFGLGKLAEHNIEFCEQPMRTWYDDQLPELNLNSPVKIMADESCYNHHDARRLINSKSCEYLNIKFSKSGGILEAQKIHEIALQTGTKCMIGSMLESRIATSANLHFALSSPNVVFFDLDTCLLGHLLDPAIGGVTYNGYLLEVPETPGIGADADPEFLKTCELFIV, from the coding sequence ATGAAGATCAGCCATACAGAAATATATCGCTTTAGTATCCCTATGATTCCATTTGTGATTGCCACTGGGACTATGGATTTCGCTCAGAATGTGTTGATCAGAATCCATACCGATACTGGAATTTATGGCCTGGGCGAATGCTCTGCCTTTCCAATGATTGTAGGTGAAACCCAGGAAACTTGTCTGGCCATGGCAAAAGTCTTTGCTAAAATACTGATTGGGAAAGACCCCCTGGATATCCCTGAGAGAATGAACGACTTAATGGGTTATGCCCACAATGGAACCATCAAAAGTGCGTTTGACATGGCCTTATTTGACATTTCAGCAAAACACGCTGAACAACCACTCTATCAATTTCTTGGCGGACAAAACAGAATCGTAGAAACAGACATGACCATTGGTATTGATACCCCTGAGACCATGGCCAATACCGCTTTAAAATATCAAGAACAGGGATGCAACATATTAAAAATAAAACTGGGTAAAAACATTAAAGACGACATCGAGCGTGTGAAACAGATCCGTCAGGCCGTAGGAGAAAACATAAAAATTCGCCTGGATGCCAATCAGGGATGGAGTTTTGATGATGCGCTATTCGGATTGGGGAAACTTGCTGAACACAACATAGAGTTTTGCGAACAGCCCATGAGAACATGGTATGACGACCAACTACCAGAATTAAACCTCAATTCTCCGGTTAAAATCATGGCTGATGAAAGCTGTTACAACCATCATGATGCACGTAGACTCATCAACAGTAAATCTTGCGAATACCTAAACATCAAATTCTCCAAATCCGGAGGTATTCTGGAAGCCCAAAAGATCCATGAAATCGCATTGCAAACCGGCACAAAATGTATGATTGGCAGTATGCTGGAAAGTCGAATCGCAACCAGTGCCAACCTTCATTTTGCTTTATCCAGCCCAAATGTGGTGTTCTTTGACCTGGATACCTGCCTACTTGGACATCTCCTGGACCCCGCAATAGGCGGTGTTACTTACAATGGCTATTTGCTGGAAGTTCCTGAGACTCCCGGCATTGGAGCAGATGCGGATCCTGAATTCTTGAAAACATGCGAGCTTTTTATAGTCTGA
- a CDS encoding MarR family winged helix-turn-helix transcriptional regulator, with translation MIDYHKQAVLFKQLYVLKKLTDDWGDKNICHLHQPHFNMAFLPFFMAVGLSGKSSSAIAADLKVSRQATGKIMKELEQSGLIKAEKSTIDARANLLQLTEEGRKFYLQVAQQASLLSSKYEKLIGKKQLEMMTETMEKMIHFHEKLNQCHLLGGTCG, from the coding sequence ATGATAGACTACCATAAACAAGCTGTGCTTTTTAAACAGCTATATGTCCTCAAGAAGTTAACAGACGATTGGGGAGATAAAAATATATGCCACCTACATCAGCCGCATTTCAACATGGCTTTCCTACCTTTTTTCATGGCCGTAGGATTGAGTGGAAAATCCAGCAGTGCCATTGCTGCGGACTTAAAAGTAAGCAGACAGGCAACAGGAAAAATCATGAAAGAACTAGAGCAGAGCGGCTTGATTAAAGCAGAAAAAAGCACAATTGATGCTCGCGCGAACCTTTTGCAATTGACCGAAGAAGGTCGGAAATTCTACCTTCAAGTGGCGCAGCAGGCCAGTTTACTCAGTAGTAAATACGAAAAACTAATCGGAAAGAAACAACTGGAAATGATGACAGAAACAATGGAAAAAATGATTCATTTTCATGAGAAACTAAACCAATGCCACCTCCTCGGTGGCACATGCGGTTAG
- a CDS encoding glycoside hydrolase family 25 protein, with protein MPLIPPNSPLLKKEPAAKKPAAPRKKPAVKSAAKTPVRRKVVKKKKPMAMEWKFAIVGLMLILLSPFYYGYIIKGFSSTWRWVKDWGQDPNYRTYSSFDIRIPKKYSIHGIDVSYYQGKIDWRKVKAMKEDEVQVKFAFIKATEGILSVDPYFQRNWREAAKAGVICGAYHFFRPQKSGEWQAKFFLQTVKFEEGDLPPVVDIEQLNGVDPASMRKELQDFISYVEKKTKVKPIIYSGLTFYRDYLKGHFDEYPLWIAHYHQAKLKVSGDTNWFFWQHSDKARITGINHVVDFNAFNGDSTAFERLRIPKILSY; from the coding sequence ATGCCTTTGATACCTCCAAATTCTCCTTTACTTAAAAAAGAACCTGCTGCTAAAAAGCCAGCTGCCCCTAGAAAAAAGCCGGCAGTAAAGTCCGCAGCAAAGACTCCAGTGAGGCGGAAAGTGGTGAAAAAGAAGAAGCCTATGGCCATGGAATGGAAGTTTGCCATTGTGGGCTTAATGCTGATCTTATTGTCGCCATTTTACTACGGGTATATCATTAAGGGGTTCAGCTCTACCTGGCGCTGGGTGAAAGATTGGGGACAAGACCCGAATTACCGTACGTACAGCAGTTTTGATATCCGTATTCCAAAGAAATATTCGATTCACGGTATTGATGTTTCTTATTACCAGGGAAAGATCGATTGGCGTAAAGTGAAGGCGATGAAAGAGGATGAGGTGCAGGTTAAATTCGCGTTTATAAAAGCTACCGAAGGTATTTTAAGTGTAGATCCTTATTTTCAGCGCAATTGGAGAGAAGCGGCAAAGGCTGGGGTTATTTGCGGTGCTTATCATTTTTTTAGGCCACAAAAATCTGGCGAATGGCAAGCTAAGTTTTTCCTGCAGACGGTGAAATTTGAGGAGGGAGATTTACCGCCAGTAGTGGATATTGAGCAATTGAATGGGGTAGATCCAGCGAGTATGCGTAAGGAACTCCAGGATTTTATCAGCTATGTAGAGAAGAAAACGAAGGTAAAGCCGATTATTTATTCCGGCCTTACTTTTTATAGAGATTATTTGAAAGGACATTTCGATGAATATCCATTATGGATTGCCCATTATCATCAGGCAAAACTGAAAGTCAGCGGAGATACCAATTGGTTTTTCTGGCAGCATTCAGATAAAGCACGGATTACAGGGATCAATCATGTAGTGGATTTTAATGCGTTTAATGGTGATAGTACTGCTTTTGAGCGACTGAGGATTCCTAAAATCCTCAGTTACTAG
- a CDS encoding dipeptidase, with protein MQEIKKYVEDNKQRFLEELFELLRFPSVSADPKYKGDVLKTADFVAQKLKDAGADNVEICETAGYPIVYGEKIIDAALPTVLIYGHYDVQPADPLELWKTPPFEPTVRDGKIYARGACDDKGQFYMHVKAFELMMKTNTLACNVKFMIEGEEEVGSANLGVFVKANTERLKADVVLISDTSMISMENPSIETGLRGLAYMEVEVVGPNRDLHSGVYGGAVANPATILCKLIASLHDENNHITIPAFYDKVIELTDAEKAALNSAPFDLEEYKKDLEIGAEWGEKGYSTLERTGTRPTLEVNGIWSGYIGEGAKTVLPSKANAKISMRLVPNQTSEEISEIFAKHFESIAPDYVKVKVTAHHGGEPVVTPTDSIAYRAAEQAILDSFGKKPIPTRGGGSIPIVALFESSLGIKSVLFGFGLDSDALHSPNEKFDIYNYYKGIETLPLFHKYFAELSK; from the coding sequence ATGCAAGAGATTAAAAAATATGTAGAAGACAACAAACAACGTTTTTTAGAGGAGTTGTTTGAACTGTTACGTTTTCCTTCGGTAAGTGCAGACCCTAAATATAAAGGGGATGTATTGAAGACAGCTGATTTTGTAGCTCAGAAGTTGAAAGATGCTGGTGCGGATAATGTTGAAATCTGTGAGACTGCCGGTTATCCTATTGTTTACGGGGAGAAAATCATTGATGCAGCATTACCTACCGTTTTAATTTACGGTCACTATGATGTGCAGCCTGCAGATCCTTTGGAGTTATGGAAAACGCCTCCTTTTGAACCAACAGTACGCGATGGTAAAATCTATGCACGTGGTGCCTGTGATGATAAAGGTCAGTTTTATATGCATGTTAAGGCTTTTGAATTGATGATGAAAACCAATACTTTGGCTTGTAACGTGAAGTTCATGATCGAGGGAGAGGAAGAAGTAGGTTCTGCAAATCTTGGTGTATTTGTGAAAGCAAATACGGAGCGTCTAAAAGCTGACGTGGTCTTGATTTCTGATACTTCTATGATCAGCATGGAAAACCCTTCTATTGAGACCGGACTTCGTGGTTTGGCTTATATGGAAGTAGAAGTGGTAGGTCCAAACCGAGATTTACACTCAGGTGTATATGGTGGTGCAGTGGCAAACCCGGCAACAATCCTGTGTAAACTGATTGCTTCTTTGCATGACGAAAATAACCACATTACGATACCTGCGTTTTATGATAAAGTAATCGAATTGACTGACGCTGAAAAAGCAGCTTTAAACTCAGCACCATTCGATTTGGAGGAATATAAAAAAGACCTGGAAATCGGTGCGGAATGGGGCGAAAAAGGTTATTCTACCTTGGAGCGTACCGGGACAAGACCAACTTTAGAAGTAAATGGTATCTGGAGTGGTTATATTGGGGAAGGTGCGAAAACGGTATTGCCTTCTAAAGCAAATGCTAAAATCTCTATGCGTTTGGTTCCAAATCAGACTTCTGAAGAGATCTCTGAAATTTTCGCTAAGCATTTTGAAAGCATTGCTCCTGATTATGTAAAAGTAAAAGTTACGGCGCATCATGGTGGTGAACCAGTAGTGACGCCAACAGATAGTATCGCTTACCGTGCTGCAGAACAAGCAATTTTAGATTCATTTGGTAAAAAACCAATCCCTACAAGAGGTGGCGGAAGTATTCCAATTGTAGCCTTGTTCGAAAGTTCATTAGGTATTAAATCTGTATTGTTTGGATTCGGATTAGATAGTGATGCTTTACACTCTCCAAATGAGAAGTTTGACATCTATAATTATTATAAAGGAATTGAGACTTTACCTTTATTCCATAAATATTTCGCAGAGTTGAGCAAATAA